The region ttttttgacccctctgaaattttaaaattgcaCCCAGCCACCCTGACCCCACTACTCACTCAcactcctttctctctctctctcacacactctctctctctcagtcTCTCACGCTCACGCACTCACCCTCTCTCAAACTCTCACGCACAGACGCACTCATTCAcacagcaccaccaccaccggctGCCGCACCGCCACGGCACGAcaccaccggccaccaccacGGCACCACTGGCGCCACCGTCCATCTTTGCAAGCTGTTGAAGGTTAGTACTTAGTTAGGTTTAGGTTTGGAAAACCCCAAAATTGAAAACCCCAAAATTGAAAacccaaaaattgaaaatccCTTGATATATTTGCAAGCTGTGGAATTTATCCTCTAATTTCTGATTGTCAACCTTCACGTTTTACAGACTTGCTCCTTTTGTTTTAAAGGTTAGTTTCCTTCCCATGGACTTATTTGGCACAACTCCTTTGTATCAGAGGGATTATTTGATTATTTCAATGCAGCATTGATGTTCTTTGCAATTGGTTTCTCAGATATTAACTTAAGAGATGTGTGATACAATCATCCAAGTGATTTAACTATAGTATAAAATGTAACAAATCAGTATTCAGAATTTTTTAACTCTCTTTGTAGTTAAAATATATGCTTGTTGTCAAAACTGAAAGGAATTTTGTGTTAAGTATCCGTCCATCTTTGCAAGCTGTCGAACTAATTTAAGTCTACTCTATCTTGTGAAGGTCATGGATAAATTTTTAGTAAAGAGAGCAAGGTCATCAAGTGAGCAATGTGGATCAAGCTCGTCACAACAACAACCACCACATGTTGAAGTTAATCTAAATGAGTTGCCATCGGATCCTGGATTGCGACCAAGAATTACAACATATCATCCTAATGATCAAGATAAGATACGGAGAGCATATTTGCAAAAAGGACCATGTCAACCTAAGAATCACAACTTTCCACAAAAGAAAGTCGGAACCTCAAAAAGAAGATTTTCCACGGCATGGTTCACTGAATTTGGAAGTTGGTTAGAGTACAGCATTGAAAAAGATGCTGCATATTGTTTGTGTTGCTATCTCTTTAGGCCCGATCAAGGAAACCAAGGTGGTGGTGAGACATTTGTCACCAAGGGATTCAACAAATGGAACAACAAAGAAAGGATCACACTTCATGTTGGAAGTCCTAATAGTGCTCATAACATTGCTTTCAAGAAATGTCAGGACTTAATGAAACAAGATCAACATATTGACACTGTCATGTCTAGGCATTCTGACACACAACGCAACATCTACAGAACACGCTTAAAGGCAACAATTGATTGTGTTTGTTGGCTACTAAAGCAAGGCTTAGCTTTTCGTGGTCATGATGAGTCAAAGGGTTCTACCAGACAAGGTAACTTCCTTGAGCTACTTAAATTTCTTGCCATGCACAATGATTTGATAAAAAGTGTTGTTTTGGATAATGCTCCTGAAAACCATCAATTAATTGCTCCAACAATCCAAAAAGATATTGCTCATGCTGCTGCATCAGAAACTACTAATGTTATTATTGCTGATATTGGAAATGAATTCTTTGCTATTCTTGTTGATGAAGCTCGTGACATATCAACTAAAGAACAAATGGCAATTGCTCTGCGTTATGTTAATAAAACTGGAAGTATTGTTGAGCGTTTTTTAGGCATTGTTCATGTTAAGGATACCACTGCTTCATCATTGAAATCAGCAATTGATGAACTATTTTGTAAACATGGGCTTAGTATATCAAGTATTCGTGGACAAGGTTATGATGGTGCTAGCAACATGAGTGGAGAATTTAATGGTCTGAAAAGTTTAATTTTAAGGGAGAATCCATGTGCATATTATGTCCATTGCTTTGCTCATCAATTACAACTTACTTTAGTTGCTATTGCTCAAGAACATGGTGAAGTTTCCTTATTTTTTAACTTAGTCTCCAAGTTAATGAATGTTGTTGGGGGATCTTGCAAGCGAGTTGACATGCTTCATGAAAAACAATTGGAACATATTAGAGAAGAATTAAGCAGAGGAGAAATTTCTAGTGGGCAAGGTCTTAACCAAGAAACTAATCTGGCACGCCCTGCTGATACTCGTTGGAGTTCTCATTATGTCACTTTGGTTAGGATAATATTGATGTATTCTGCTATTATTGATGTTCTGCACATTATGAAAGAAGACGGATACCCCCGACAGGCAAAAGGTGAAGCATCTGGTCTTTTAATTATGTTGCAAGGTTTTGATTTTGTATTCTTCTTGCATTTGATGAGACGTGTATTGGGTATTTCACATGAATTGTCACAATCATtgcaaaggaaagatcaagacATCATGAATGCTATGAACTTGGTTAACATCACAAAGACTAGGTTTGCATCACTTAGGAATGATGGATGGGAGCCTTTATTGAAGGAAGTAACTTTATTTTGCAATAAGCAATCTATTAGTGTTCCTCCTATGGAAAGTGTGTTTGTTAGTGGGCAGTCACGGCGTCAAACGCGTAGCATTACAACAGAGCATCATTATCGTGTTGAGTTATTTTATACCGTGATAGATATGCAGCTTCAAGAACTCAATGACCGTTTTAGTGAGATTaatacccaattgctcctttgtTTGGCTTCTTTGGATCCATCTAATTTGTTCTCTGCTTTTGATAAGGCAAAGGTGTTGGAATTTGTAAGTTTTTATCCAAATGAGTTCACTCCATTTAATTTAGTGATGCTTGATAATGCACTAGATTGTTACATCATGGATATGCGAACAAGTGATGAATTTGCCTCTTTGGAAGGACTCCAACAACTTTCAGAGAAGTTGGTTGAAAAAGGAAGACATGTTGTGTATCCACTTGTttatcttcttttgaaattgGCA is a window of Lotus japonicus ecotype B-129 chromosome 5, LjGifu_v1.2 DNA encoding:
- the LOC130718796 gene encoding uncharacterized protein LOC130718796, yielding MDKFLVKRARSSSEQCGSSSSQQQPPHVEVNLNELPSDPGLRPRITTYHPNDQDKIRRAYLQKGPCQPKNHNFPQKKVGTSKRRFSTAWFTEFGSWLEYSIEKDAAYCLCCYLFRPDQGNQGGGETFVTKGFNKWNNKERITLHVGSPNSAHNIAFKKCQDLMKQDQHIDTVMSRHSDTQRNIYRTRLKATIDCVCWLLKQGLAFRGHDESKGSTRQGNFLELLKFLAMHNDLIKSVVLDNAPENHQLIAPTIQKDIAHAAASETTNVIIADIGNEFFAILVDEARDISTKEQMAIALRYVNKTGSIVERFLGIVHVKDTTASSLKSAIDELFCKHGLSISSIRGQGYDGASNMSGEFNGLKSLILRENPCAYYVHCFAHQLQLTLVAIAQEHGEVSLFFNLVSKLMNVVGGSCKRVDMLHEKQLEHIREELSRGEISSGQGLNQETNLARPADTRWSSHYVTLVRIILMYSAIIDVLHIMKEDGYPRQAKGEASGLLIMLQGFDFVFFLHLMRRVLGISHELSQSLQRKDQDIMNAMNLVNITKTRFASLRNDGWEPLLKEVTLFCNKQSISVPPMESVFVSGQSRRQTRSITTEHHYRVELFYTVIDMQLQELNDRFSEINTQLLLCLASLDPSNLFSAFDKAKVLEFVSFYPNEFTPFNLVMLDNALDCYIMDMRTSDEFASLEGLQQLSEKLVEKGRHVVYPLVYLLLKLALILPVATATVERAFSAMNIVKNRLRNRIGDTWMNDCLVTYIESDVFNNIDSELIVQRFQNMKSRRGQL